In Stieleria varia, one genomic interval encodes:
- a CDS encoding integrase core domain-containing protein, with the protein MVQELGTSSDNAFMESCFGTLKTEMSMTEYKSMAVARHELIEYIEYYNTQRRHSSLGYLTPTEFEAAA; encoded by the coding sequence GTGGTACAGGAATTGGGGACTAGCTCAGACAACGCTTTCATGGAATCCTGTTTCGGAACACTCAAGACGGAAATGAGCATGACCGAATACAAGAGTATGGCAGTCGCAAGACACGAGTTGATCGAGTACATCGAGTACTACAACACTCAGCGACGCCACTCATCTCTCGGCTACCTAACGCCGACAGAGTTCGAAGCCGCCGCCTGA
- a CDS encoding ankyrin repeat domain-containing protein translates to MSKDPETSERLLALIAAAKDGNEDFVFQWLLDCCDEIDARDNTHDEYSALHCAANKGHVGVMQMLLVAGADVNNRSGKRVDDEGEIVFQPGHTALMLAARYNHLLAVAILLSAGADPQIRGEQDWTALHSAAVGGNVTIVEKLLSLNVDHSVASSGRHFDEELGWYFFNTPMHVAASNGNAEIVSCLLEHGASPHECWVDSRTPIFYAAAYGHHDVIHVLCNHGVDSNSRESRHPGGYFIDYTPLHYAARNGHVEAVKALLACGAEPRIVESHMKETALDVAESNGHEEVAFVLRSHRKR, encoded by the coding sequence ATGAGTAAAGATCCAGAAACCAGTGAACGCCTCTTGGCATTGATTGCAGCGGCAAAAGATGGAAACGAAGATTTCGTTTTTCAGTGGTTGCTTGACTGCTGTGATGAGATTGACGCGCGTGACAATACACACGATGAATACAGCGCACTTCACTGTGCTGCAAATAAAGGCCACGTTGGTGTGATGCAAATGCTGTTGGTGGCTGGAGCCGATGTCAATAATCGGTCGGGTAAGCGTGTCGACGACGAAGGTGAGATTGTTTTTCAGCCCGGTCACACGGCGCTGATGCTGGCAGCTCGATACAATCATCTACTGGCAGTTGCGATACTCTTATCGGCTGGCGCTGACCCACAGATCCGCGGCGAGCAGGATTGGACTGCATTGCATTCAGCCGCTGTTGGCGGCAATGTCACGATCGTCGAAAAGCTTCTTTCTCTAAACGTCGACCATTCGGTCGCATCCAGCGGACGCCATTTCGATGAAGAGCTGGGGTGGTACTTTTTCAACACACCGATGCATGTCGCTGCAAGTAACGGAAATGCCGAAATTGTCTCTTGTCTCCTTGAGCATGGCGCGTCGCCACATGAGTGTTGGGTTGACAGTCGAACTCCCATTTTCTACGCCGCAGCTTACGGGCACCATGATGTGATTCATGTTCTCTGCAACCACGGGGTCGATTCCAATTCTCGTGAATCCAGGCATCCGGGTGGCTACTTCATTGATTACACGCCTCTGCACTACGCGGCTAGAAATGGGCACGTCGAAGCGGTCAAAGCTCTACTTGCGTGTGGAGCAGAGCCTCGGATTGTCGAATCGCACATGAAGGAAACGGCCTTGGACGTAGCTGAATCGAACGGACACGAAGAAGTTGCCTTCGTTCTTAGATCGCATCGCAAGCGATAA
- the brxL gene encoding BREX system Lon protease-like protein BrxL, whose product MNATTMQMDGLDQMSASVFDGYLVRKDLVRKYARQYPVPTYVVEFLLGRYCATVDEEEIAEGLQIVEKQLQNRTVKTGQEEVFIKQARDKGSVKLIDVVKAKLDTKSDCYYAEIPSLAIKDALIDDKLVDDHERMLTDGFYAEITLEYDAVVAQEKNGRPFRIASLRPIQMSKSDILDVLKRGRAEYSTQQWIDFMVRSIGLEPTVLSDRAKYVVLLRMVPFVERNYNLVELGPRGTGKSHLFQQISPYSHLISGGKATVAKMFVNNASGQRGLVCQYDVVCFDEVSGVSFDQKDGVNIMKGYMASGEFSRGKESIRAEGGIVMVGNFDVDVEQQQRIGHLLSPLPPEMRDDTAFHDRIHAFAPGWDFPKLNPNEHLTNHFGLVSDFLSECWTNLRMLSRVSTLQNRVFFGGALSGRDIEAVNKTISGLLKLVFPDPDMEVSDEDLELLVRLALESRRRVKEQQKKCLKSEFRNTHFSFTMGVDGVEQFVATPELHSDAAIDGDPLPPGQVWAISPGSGEAGPGLYRLEVTSGPGSGVRILNTPTPPSFRESVKIGEQNLYTQSKQLVGDRDPRAHEFSIQMRAMDNDHSGVGIGLPTLIALASSLLERSTKGGMIIVGSLNLGGSVEMIPNPVAIAEVAIEKQATTLLMPVAARRQLNDLPDELWTKISIEFYKDAQDAFFKCLLD is encoded by the coding sequence ATGAACGCAACAACAATGCAAATGGACGGACTGGATCAAATGTCCGCGTCCGTGTTTGACGGGTACTTGGTTCGCAAGGACCTCGTCCGGAAGTACGCCCGCCAATACCCCGTACCAACTTATGTGGTCGAGTTCTTGCTCGGTCGCTATTGCGCGACGGTGGACGAAGAGGAAATTGCTGAGGGACTGCAGATTGTCGAAAAGCAATTGCAGAACCGAACGGTGAAGACCGGCCAAGAGGAGGTCTTCATTAAGCAAGCTCGCGACAAAGGCTCAGTGAAGCTAATCGACGTGGTGAAGGCGAAGCTCGACACGAAGTCGGATTGCTACTACGCAGAAATTCCTAGCTTGGCAATTAAGGACGCGTTGATCGACGACAAACTGGTCGACGATCACGAGCGAATGTTGACGGACGGTTTCTACGCTGAAATCACGCTGGAGTATGACGCAGTTGTCGCCCAGGAGAAAAACGGGAGACCGTTCAGAATCGCGTCGCTGCGTCCCATTCAAATGTCGAAGTCAGACATCTTGGATGTACTGAAACGTGGACGAGCCGAGTATTCAACACAGCAATGGATCGACTTCATGGTTCGTTCAATCGGCTTGGAACCGACCGTGCTATCGGATCGGGCGAAGTATGTCGTCCTGCTGCGAATGGTGCCGTTTGTCGAACGTAATTACAACTTGGTCGAACTAGGACCGCGCGGCACCGGCAAGAGCCACCTTTTCCAGCAGATTTCGCCGTACTCCCATTTGATCTCCGGCGGCAAGGCGACCGTCGCAAAGATGTTCGTCAACAACGCCAGCGGACAACGCGGTTTGGTTTGTCAGTACGACGTGGTTTGCTTCGATGAAGTATCGGGCGTCTCCTTCGACCAAAAGGACGGCGTCAACATCATGAAGGGCTACATGGCATCGGGAGAGTTCAGTCGCGGCAAAGAGAGTATCCGTGCCGAGGGTGGCATTGTCATGGTCGGCAACTTCGATGTCGATGTTGAGCAGCAACAACGCATCGGCCACTTGCTAAGCCCTCTACCACCAGAAATGCGTGACGACACCGCCTTCCACGACCGTATTCATGCATTCGCTCCCGGTTGGGATTTCCCGAAACTGAATCCGAATGAGCACCTCACCAACCACTTTGGCCTTGTCAGCGATTTCCTGAGCGAATGCTGGACGAACTTGCGAATGCTAAGCCGCGTCTCGACATTGCAGAATCGGGTATTCTTTGGCGGCGCTCTGAGCGGCCGGGACATCGAGGCGGTCAACAAAACGATTAGCGGTTTGTTGAAGCTGGTGTTCCCCGATCCTGACATGGAAGTCTCAGACGAAGACCTGGAGTTGCTGGTCCGCTTGGCGCTGGAATCGCGCCGACGCGTGAAAGAACAACAGAAGAAGTGTCTCAAGAGCGAGTTCCGCAACACGCACTTCAGCTTCACGATGGGTGTCGACGGGGTCGAACAGTTCGTCGCGACACCCGAACTGCATAGTGACGCCGCGATAGACGGCGACCCGCTACCACCGGGCCAAGTCTGGGCAATCAGCCCCGGTTCGGGCGAAGCGGGCCCCGGGCTCTATCGATTGGAAGTCACCTCCGGTCCCGGTAGCGGCGTTCGAATCTTGAACACTCCGACGCCCCCATCTTTTCGCGAAAGCGTGAAGATCGGCGAACAGAATCTCTACACCCAGAGCAAGCAACTCGTAGGCGATCGCGATCCAAGAGCCCACGAGTTCTCCATCCAGATGCGTGCAATGGACAACGACCACAGCGGTGTCGGTATCGGCTTGCCTACTCTGATCGCATTGGCCAGTTCTTTGCTCGAACGAAGCACAAAAGGCGGCATGATCATCGTCGGTTCGCTGAACCTCGGCGGATCTGTAGAGATGATTCCCAACCCGGTCGCCATCGCCGAAGTCGCCATCGAGAAGCAAGCCACCACACTCCTGATGCCCGTCGCCGCCCGCCGGCAACTCAACGATCTGCCCGACGAGCTTTGGACGAAGATCAGCATCGAATTTTACAAGGACGCGCAGGACGCCTTCTTCAAGTGTTTGTTGGATTAG
- the pglZ gene encoding BREX-1 system phosphatase PglZ type B has translation MSGVSTKSLASDTMLESMCRSLVDAAKHSAGEVPPVAILWTDAKGEWLPLVETLRARLPQLLVHGEYDRYKRTGPAIWLKCAIARQLPEVEILEGLTPIVYLPLVSRQTLRAGTECPLQLQPLVELLYRGAVWTQKNGRDWSVEAMLVSKDAPGLELDVAGDSHTKLSMMASLSVLADTPVSRLTGRRLEAEDFDKLMIGDHPRDLLRWMSDPSVVREEMGGVDSEGGTWHAFCNRCREDYGFDPDTDGELVAAEKLGMQETNVWEGLWGRYCESPKAYAGIPNLLRRAKPTNRIAYEKETWPDENETEEASLRTALAALDGVDATHAREAIAKLEQAHGFRRSWVWARLDQAPLALALEHLGHLAERTQTALGGDSPEDLAKLYADGGYLVDDAALAAMATVRTAADAVAVHAAVRALYLPWLDQAATRLQEVWRDPPRLTDRVSERLPEPTALAAGRSATGVYGGRPENAAYGSHGTVSSYESISADAGCCLLFADGLRYDLAQRLSLALSERSLMVASRRRWSALPSVTATAKPAVSPVTAKVRGVGLPDSFAPSLADDPEKSLTFARMHSLLKADGYQIIGAGEVGDPAAAKSRGWCEFGEIDKRGHSMQAKLASVVAEQVELIAERIAELLDAGWREVRVITDHGWLLMPGGLPKEDLPHYLTEAKWARCATIKGESKPNVPKATWHWNQSAEFATGPGVRCFSAGHAYAHGGISLQECLIPDMSVTLQNQPVHQDVSITKVDWKGLRCRISVSPASAGLRVDLRNKPNDPATSVADGGKPLDGNETVTLFVEDDDLLESVVAVTVCNDAGQTIAKQNTTIGGE, from the coding sequence ATGAGTGGTGTCTCAACAAAATCGCTCGCGAGTGACACGATGCTCGAATCAATGTGTCGGTCTCTCGTTGACGCTGCCAAGCACTCCGCCGGCGAGGTTCCACCGGTTGCGATCTTGTGGACAGATGCAAAAGGCGAATGGTTGCCGTTGGTCGAAACTCTGCGTGCGAGATTGCCGCAATTGCTGGTTCATGGTGAATACGACCGCTATAAACGAACTGGCCCGGCGATCTGGTTGAAATGTGCGATTGCTCGGCAGTTGCCTGAGGTTGAGATTCTTGAGGGATTGACGCCGATCGTCTATCTGCCCTTGGTCAGCCGGCAAACGTTGCGTGCCGGCACTGAATGTCCGCTGCAGCTGCAGCCGTTGGTCGAGTTGTTGTATCGCGGTGCGGTGTGGACACAGAAGAACGGTCGCGATTGGTCGGTCGAGGCGATGTTGGTCAGCAAGGATGCGCCGGGACTTGAGCTGGATGTCGCTGGCGACAGCCACACCAAGCTTTCGATGATGGCTTCCTTGTCGGTTTTGGCCGATACGCCGGTATCCCGTTTAACGGGACGGCGACTAGAGGCGGAAGATTTTGACAAGCTGATGATCGGTGACCATCCGCGTGACCTGTTGCGTTGGATGAGTGACCCATCGGTAGTGCGTGAAGAGATGGGCGGCGTCGATAGCGAGGGCGGCACGTGGCATGCCTTCTGTAATCGCTGCCGCGAGGATTATGGATTCGATCCGGATACCGATGGCGAACTGGTGGCCGCCGAAAAACTCGGCATGCAGGAAACGAATGTTTGGGAGGGGCTGTGGGGACGCTATTGTGAATCACCCAAGGCCTATGCCGGTATTCCGAATCTGCTTCGCCGAGCCAAGCCGACCAACCGAATCGCTTACGAGAAAGAAACATGGCCGGACGAAAATGAAACGGAGGAAGCGTCGCTTCGCACTGCACTGGCTGCGTTGGATGGCGTCGATGCAACGCATGCTCGTGAGGCGATCGCAAAGTTGGAACAGGCTCATGGTTTTCGGAGATCATGGGTTTGGGCTCGATTAGACCAAGCCCCGCTTGCACTAGCCTTGGAGCACCTCGGGCACCTGGCCGAGCGGACGCAGACGGCACTCGGAGGCGATTCGCCCGAGGACTTGGCGAAGCTGTATGCGGACGGCGGTTACTTGGTCGATGATGCGGCTCTCGCGGCAATGGCGACTGTCCGTACGGCAGCCGACGCAGTGGCTGTACACGCCGCGGTGCGAGCGCTGTACTTGCCGTGGTTGGATCAGGCGGCAACTCGATTGCAGGAAGTATGGCGTGACCCGCCCCGACTGACCGATCGTGTATCGGAGCGTCTTCCCGAACCGACGGCGCTTGCCGCGGGCCGCAGCGCGACTGGTGTTTACGGCGGCAGACCTGAGAATGCGGCCTACGGCTCACATGGAACGGTTTCTTCCTATGAATCTATTTCGGCGGACGCCGGGTGCTGCTTGCTGTTTGCTGACGGTTTGCGTTACGACCTGGCGCAGCGGTTGTCGCTGGCTCTGTCCGAACGCAGCTTGATGGTCGCGTCACGGCGACGGTGGTCTGCGTTGCCATCGGTGACCGCAACGGCCAAGCCCGCTGTGTCGCCGGTAACGGCCAAAGTTCGCGGTGTGGGCCTGCCGGATAGCTTTGCCCCCTCTTTGGCCGACGATCCAGAAAAGTCGCTGACGTTCGCTCGTATGCACTCTTTGTTGAAGGCAGACGGCTACCAGATCATCGGCGCGGGTGAGGTCGGCGATCCGGCTGCCGCTAAATCGCGTGGTTGGTGCGAGTTTGGTGAGATCGACAAACGCGGTCACAGCATGCAGGCCAAGCTGGCATCGGTCGTGGCAGAGCAAGTTGAATTGATTGCGGAACGAATCGCGGAACTGCTCGATGCCGGTTGGCGTGAGGTCCGCGTGATTACCGACCACGGCTGGTTGCTGATGCCGGGAGGCCTTCCGAAAGAAGATCTGCCGCATTATCTGACCGAAGCGAAGTGGGCTCGGTGCGCAACGATCAAGGGTGAGTCGAAGCCAAATGTGCCCAAGGCAACTTGGCATTGGAACCAGTCGGCCGAGTTCGCGACCGGCCCCGGCGTGCGATGCTTTTCGGCGGGACATGCCTACGCGCACGGCGGGATCAGTTTGCAGGAATGTTTGATTCCAGACATGTCCGTAACCCTACAGAATCAGCCTGTGCATCAGGACGTTTCCATCACGAAGGTGGATTGGAAGGGACTGCGTTGTCGTATCTCGGTGTCGCCCGCATCGGCTGGTTTACGCGTGGACTTGCGTAACAAGCCGAACGATCCGGCTACTTCCGTCGCAGATGGCGGCAAACCGCTTGACGGGAACGAGACAGTCACGCTGTTTGTGGAGGACGACGATCTGTTGGAATCGGTCGTCGCGGTCACCGTGTGTAATGATGCCGGCCAAACGATTGCAAAACAAAACACCACTATCGGTGGCGAGTAA
- a CDS encoding DNA methyltransferase, which translates to MASLSSELRRKLEKAVVEARKVAERGARQALESLTVHEAKRGDHVKTEEQIQLRNRLRAHGRFLGDRRDASGAQSIDRLVEECAYQHWHRILFARFLAENDCLWHPDLKALVSLEEVEELAHEEGTHQWELAGRFAQAALPAIFPADNPVLEVKLPPEVLSGLIELVEEPASESDKDGLGREVFLADDSLGWVYQYWQNDANERAKKSVEKINAATLPAVTQFFTEDYMVMFLLHNTLGAWHAGKLLAENPELANTAKDEHELRRAVALTEADGYEFEYLRFIRDPQGADGGSEDSDGAWRPMGGAFEGWPRTAAELKLLDPCCGSGHFLVAAFELLVRLRMREESLDLSSAIDSVLEDNLFGLELDKRCVQIAVFNVAMSAWRMDRYRGLPSMTIAHVGQSIGATREQWMKLLKKETTAEVDRFEGQTLPAEAQEGLGFFWGQLYDMFSKAATLGSLINPRRSLDSFLLSDEQTAYLYDLLETAVAADPNTEPESHELGLAAKGLATASKLLAQEYTLVLTNVPYLGRRKQCKPLRSHVSEFYDVGGVDLATTFGLRSLEFLQEGGAMAHVSPQNWLFLTTYSDFRVKLLKAKQWRFIARLGPKAFQTPMWDFNSQLVCICNMEPSEKHQIVGVDVAAAKKPDVKASMLIASESSPTLRVQQSCQIDNPDAAIVLDEQSKFPALAKYADAYQGSGLGDIKQYRLNFWEVQDYLSRWDLHASSPKKGTPFSGMHFICKRRFADGSLDESPLASIRGRKAWGNDGIAIAWLGTLPAGRYVGSFYDNSATVMVPKRPELLPAIYTYCTSDEFNRDVRKINQKVQVANATMVQVPFDLDRWTQAADARFPSGLPEPESDDPTQWLFHGWPSESTSPMQVAVARLLGYRWPAELDSEMRLSERARALVARCSELDSFIDDDGIVCIPSVRGEDAAADRLARLLSACDVVTNENLDDWLRDKFFKEHCETFDQCPFVWHIYDGRKQDGFHALVNYHKLAGPGGRKVLESLTYSYLGDWITRQKDEVKRELPAAEARLLAAEELFKRLEAILAGEPPYDLFVRWKPIHEQPIGFEPDINDGVRINIRPFMAMDLPGVPKDAGVFRVKPKIKWTKDRGKEPQHPIEEYPWLWSWDEQTVNFTGDVKFDGVRWSDCHYTNEFKQAARRAAKQETES; encoded by the coding sequence ATGGCATCACTTTCTAGCGAACTGAGACGGAAACTCGAAAAGGCGGTGGTTGAAGCACGCAAGGTGGCTGAGCGGGGTGCTCGTCAGGCGTTGGAATCGTTGACGGTGCATGAGGCGAAGCGGGGCGATCATGTTAAGACCGAGGAACAGATTCAACTGCGGAACCGTTTGCGTGCTCATGGTCGGTTCTTGGGGGATCGCCGCGACGCTTCGGGGGCGCAATCGATCGACCGGCTGGTCGAAGAATGTGCCTATCAACATTGGCATCGCATTCTGTTCGCTCGTTTCCTGGCTGAAAACGATTGTTTGTGGCATCCTGACCTGAAGGCGTTGGTCTCGTTGGAGGAAGTTGAGGAGCTGGCGCACGAAGAGGGTACGCACCAGTGGGAATTGGCGGGGCGTTTCGCTCAGGCTGCATTGCCGGCCATCTTTCCAGCCGACAATCCGGTACTGGAAGTCAAGTTGCCGCCGGAGGTGTTGAGCGGTTTGATCGAACTGGTCGAAGAACCAGCCAGCGAGAGCGATAAGGATGGATTGGGGCGTGAGGTGTTCCTCGCCGACGATAGTCTGGGTTGGGTTTATCAGTATTGGCAGAACGACGCCAACGAGCGAGCGAAAAAATCGGTTGAGAAAATCAACGCTGCAACGTTGCCGGCGGTGACTCAGTTCTTCACCGAAGACTACATGGTGATGTTCTTACTGCACAACACGCTGGGTGCTTGGCATGCGGGCAAGTTGCTGGCGGAGAATCCAGAGCTAGCCAACACAGCTAAAGATGAACATGAGTTGCGCCGAGCCGTTGCGCTGACCGAGGCAGATGGATACGAGTTCGAGTACCTGCGATTCATTCGTGATCCGCAAGGAGCCGACGGCGGGTCTGAGGACAGCGACGGAGCTTGGCGGCCGATGGGCGGTGCGTTTGAAGGCTGGCCCCGGACTGCGGCGGAGTTGAAACTTCTTGATCCTTGCTGCGGGAGCGGACATTTCTTGGTCGCTGCGTTTGAACTCTTGGTTCGGCTACGGATGCGGGAAGAATCACTCGATCTGTCGTCGGCGATTGATTCAGTGCTGGAAGACAATCTGTTCGGTCTGGAGTTGGACAAACGCTGTGTTCAGATTGCCGTATTCAACGTCGCGATGTCCGCTTGGAGGATGGATCGGTACCGCGGGTTGCCGTCGATGACGATCGCACACGTTGGTCAATCGATCGGAGCCACGCGTGAGCAGTGGATGAAGTTGCTCAAAAAAGAAACAACAGCAGAAGTCGATCGTTTTGAAGGACAAACGCTCCCTGCTGAAGCTCAAGAAGGGCTCGGTTTTTTCTGGGGCCAGCTTTATGACATGTTCAGCAAGGCTGCCACGCTGGGTAGCTTGATAAATCCACGGCGTTCGCTCGATTCCTTTTTGCTAAGCGATGAGCAGACCGCATACCTGTACGACTTACTGGAGACGGCAGTTGCGGCTGATCCAAATACAGAACCGGAATCGCATGAATTGGGGCTGGCGGCAAAGGGTCTAGCGACCGCGTCTAAGCTGCTTGCTCAAGAATACACACTCGTTCTGACCAATGTTCCTTACCTTGGGCGAAGAAAGCAATGTAAGCCCTTAAGAAGCCATGTCTCAGAGTTCTATGACGTAGGCGGTGTTGATCTTGCAACAACCTTCGGCCTAAGAAGCCTGGAGTTTCTCCAAGAGGGCGGTGCGATGGCACATGTATCGCCCCAGAATTGGCTGTTCTTGACGACCTATTCAGACTTTCGAGTAAAGTTGTTAAAGGCAAAGCAATGGCGTTTTATCGCACGTCTAGGACCTAAAGCGTTTCAAACCCCGATGTGGGATTTTAACTCGCAGCTTGTTTGCATCTGCAACATGGAGCCGAGTGAAAAGCATCAAATTGTTGGAGTAGACGTAGCGGCAGCGAAGAAGCCTGATGTCAAGGCGTCAATGTTGATCGCATCCGAATCGTCACCCACATTGCGCGTGCAGCAGTCATGCCAAATAGACAATCCCGACGCAGCTATCGTGCTGGACGAACAGTCGAAATTTCCCGCGTTAGCAAAATACGCAGATGCTTACCAAGGGTCGGGGCTTGGCGACATCAAACAGTATCGGTTGAATTTCTGGGAAGTCCAGGACTACCTGAGCCGTTGGGACCTTCATGCCAGTTCACCTAAGAAGGGAACCCCTTTTTCTGGAATGCATTTCATCTGTAAAAGACGTTTTGCAGATGGCTCACTTGATGAATCGCCGCTCGCCTCTATTCGCGGGCGTAAAGCTTGGGGCAATGATGGCATTGCCATCGCATGGTTGGGGACTTTGCCCGCGGGTAGGTATGTAGGATCGTTCTACGACAATAGTGCTACAGTTATGGTGCCTAAGCGGCCGGAGCTATTGCCGGCAATTTACACGTACTGTACCTCCGACGAGTTCAATCGTGATGTCAGGAAGATAAATCAAAAAGTCCAAGTTGCAAACGCAACAATGGTTCAGGTTCCATTCGATCTTGATCGCTGGACGCAAGCTGCGGATGCGAGATTTCCATCGGGGCTCCCTGAGCCTGAATCGGACGATCCAACGCAGTGGCTCTTCCACGGATGGCCTTCTGAATCAACCTCACCTATGCAAGTTGCTGTTGCTCGATTGCTAGGCTATCGCTGGCCGGCGGAACTTGACTCTGAAATGCGATTGAGTGAGCGTGCTCGGGCGTTGGTTGCTCGTTGCAGCGAACTCGATTCGTTCATCGACGATGACGGCATCGTCTGCATTCCATCGGTTCGCGGCGAAGACGCAGCCGCCGATAGACTCGCTCGGTTGCTGTCGGCGTGCGATGTCGTGACGAATGAGAATCTCGATGACTGGCTGCGCGACAAGTTCTTCAAAGAACACTGCGAAACCTTCGATCAATGTCCGTTTGTTTGGCACATCTACGATGGTCGTAAACAAGACGGTTTCCACGCATTGGTGAACTACCACAAGCTGGCTGGTCCCGGCGGCCGCAAGGTGCTGGAGAGTTTGACATACAGCTATCTGGGTGATTGGATCACGCGTCAAAAAGACGAAGTAAAACGTGAGTTGCCGGCAGCAGAGGCTCGCTTACTGGCTGCCGAAGAATTGTTTAAACGTCTCGAAGCGATTTTGGCGGGTGAACCGCCATACGATCTCTTCGTTCGCTGGAAACCGATCCACGAGCAACCGATCGGCTTTGAACCAGACATCAACGACGGAGTCCGTATCAACATCCGACCGTTTATGGCAATGGACCTGCCGGGCGTCCCGAAAGATGCGGGCGTCTTCCGAGTGAAGCCAAAGATCAAATGGACCAAGGACCGCGGCAAGGAGCCGCAGCACCCCATCGAAGAATACCCCTGGCTCTGGAGCTGGGACGAGCAGACGGTTAACTTCACCGGAGACGTCAAATTCGATGGCGTCCGCTGGAGCGATTGCCACTACACCAACGAGTTTAAACAAGCAGCTCGTCGTGCAGCAAAGCAGGAGACGGAGTCATGA